From Coregonus clupeaformis isolate EN_2021a unplaced genomic scaffold, ASM2061545v1 scaf0015, whole genome shotgun sequence, one genomic window encodes:
- the LOC121556110 gene encoding trypsin inhibitor ClTI-1, whose amino-acid sequence MWNFTRLTLALLCVVVLARGASLPDGSIEPNCSLYNMPMCPRNYEPVCGTDGTSYSNECMLCFENMEQKSDVHIRSKGEC is encoded by the exons ATGTGGAACTTTACACGACTGACTCTCGCACTCCTCTGTGTTGTCG TTTTGGCACGAGGAGCGAGTCTCCCTGACGGCAGCATAGAG CCTAACTGTTCCCTGTACAACATGCCCATGTGCCCCCGGAACTATGAGCCAGTGTGTGGAACCGATGGCACCAGCTACTCTAACGAATGCATGCTGTGCTTTGAAAACAT GGAGCAGAAGAGTGACGTTCACATCAGGAGTAAAGGAGAGTGCTGA